GCCGCCAAGGGTGCCGTGACAGCTCGCGCAGTGCAGGCGGTAGAGCAGACGCGGGTTGATCTCCTGCAGTTCGTGCCGCGGCGTGACGACCGCCACGCGGCCGGCCCCCTCGCCCTCACGCACGCGCTTGCCCGCCGGCTGCTGATCGGCCTCGCCCTGGCACGCCCCGCCGAGCGCCAGCACGGCGGCCGCCATCAGAATTTTCCAGTTACTTCGCAAGGGTTTTGATGTGTCCGATCACCAGGTCGATCTCGCCCTCGCTGAGCGCGATGCCGAACCCGGGCATGAAAGGCGCACGGCCGATCGGTCTGTCTCCCAGAGAAATGATCTCCCGCATTCCTTCATCGGTGCGGGTTTCCATGAACGATGCGTCGGCGAAGCTGGTCGGCGGCACAGGATACATCTTCGCCATGGGA
This genomic interval from Chrysiogenia bacterium contains the following:
- a CDS encoding cytochrome c; this translates as MKRVTAILLIFALTVAGATYAPAQEGDGAAAAEAAKAEGARIYLERCAACHGESGRGDGPMAKMYPVPPTSFADASFMETRTDEGMREIISLGDRPIGRAPFMPGFGIALSEGEIDLVIGHIKTLAK